CATAGATGTGGACCTTGCACTGCCAGGATGCCCACCATCACCTGAAATAATAGCAAAGACCGTTGTTGCACTTCTCAACAATGATATGGATTACCTGCAGCCAATGCTGGACCTTGCAGGTTACACCGAAGCATGCGGATGCGACCTTCAGACAAAGGTCGTGAACCAGGGTCTCTGCATTGGATGCGGAACATGTGCAATGGCCTGCCAGACAAGGGCCCTTGATATGACCAATGGAAGGCCGGAACTGAACAGTGACCGCTGCGTGAAATGTGGAATCTGCTACGTGCAGTGCCCAAGAAGCTGGTGGCCAGAAGAACAGATCAAAAAGGAGTTAGGGCTATAGGAGGCTGGAAAAATGGTTTTAGGTACTTACAAGGAAATTGTTTCCGCCAGATCAACTGACAGGGAGATTCAGAAACTAGCCCAGGACGGGGGAATAGTCACAGGTCTTCTAGCTTACGCCCTTGATGAGGGTATCATTGAGGGTGCAGTTGTTGCAGGTCCCGGTGAGGAGTTCTGGAAACCACAGCCAATGGTTGCCATGAGCTCAGATGAACTCAAGGCAGCAGCCGGTACCAAGTACACATTCTCACCCAACGTGATGATGCTCAAGAAGGCTGTCAGACAGTACGGTATAGAGAAACTCGGTACAGTTGCCATACCCTGCCAGACAATGGGTATAAGGAAAATGCAGACCTACCCATTTGGTGTCAGGTTCCTTGCAGATAAGATAAAGCTGCTGGTAGGTATATACTGCATGGAAAACTTCCCGTACACATCACTCCAGACCTTCATCTGCGAGAAACTCGGAGTAAGCATGGAACTCGTTGAGAAGATGGATATAGGTAAAGGGAAGTTCTGGGTATACACCCAGGATGATGTCCTCACCCTCCCACTCAAGGAGACCCATGGATACGAGCAGGCAGGATGCAAGATCTGTAAGGACTACGTGGCTGAACTTGCAGACGTCTCAACCGGTTCAGTGGGGTCACCTGATGGATGGTCAACCGTCATAACCAGGACAGACGCAGGGGACTCAATATTCAGGCAGGCAGTTGAAGCAGGCCTATTTGAGACAAAACCAATAGAGGAAGTTAAACCTGGCCTGGGGCTGCTTGAAAAACTTTCTGCACAGAAAAAGGAAAAAGCAGAGAAGAACATCGCCGCAAGGAAGGAGATGGGATTACCAACACCATTCTAATCCCATCAACCTATTTATTATTTCTATTCTGTTATCACGGTGCACCCATCACCCTCAACGATGACCGTATGCTCCCACTGTGCCACGGTGGCACCGCTCTTCTCCCGGAGCACATGGTAGGGGTAGATGGCCCTTGACTGTATCAGGAGCCTCATGGAGGCGCTGAGCCTTTTTGCTTCAAAGTACTCCTCAAGCCATCTCTCTGCAAATGGAAGGGAATGGTACTCCTCCCGGATCTTACTGAGGACCCTCCTTGCATGGACAAGTCGAAGGGGTCTTTCACGGAGGAACCTGAATATGTGGGTCTGGGGCATGTCTGTAACAATCCCCACACCATCGGTTGCGAAGGGCTCAATTGCAAGCACATCCCCCTCCTCGAGTTCATGGGGATTGTTTTCCCTTATGTTGGGTATTGAAAGCCCTGAGTGGAGTATCCACCTGTCCATGCTGTGACCTGTAAGGTTTGACACTGGCTTCATACCATGGGACTCTATCGTCTCCTGGATAACACGACCAATCTCACCAACCTCAACACCAGCCCTTATGGTGGAGATGGCATTCTCAAGGGCCTCCCTTGCAGCATCCATCATTCTGTAGCAAGTATCACCCACATCACCCACAGGGACTGTGATGGCTGTGTCGGCTATGAACCCATCCACATGGGCCCCGAGGTCAAGCTTAACAAGGTCACCTTCTGATATTATGCTTTCATCACCTGGAGGGGAGGTGTAGTGTGCGGTGACCTCATTGATGGATACATTGCAGGGGAACGCCGGTTCACCACCCCTGCTTCTGATACCATCCTCAACGTAATTCACGAGTTCTATTACTGGCAAACCATCCCTTATGATATCTGAAGCTTCTTTTCGAACCTCTGATACAATTTTACCTGCCTTCAAGTATGATTCGATCATCGTTACCACTTAACTGAGTTCTGATACTTATTTAAATAAGGAGTTATATATTATTTCCAGCAGATAATACTTCAAGGGGGAGCTATATGGCGAGCACCGCAACAATACCTCAGAACATCCTGTGGCTTATAATATCCATCCTGGCTTTTGTGACAGTTATCATTGTGGCTATACAGTGGAGGAGGGTTAGGGAATCCCAGAACGACATCCAGCTTCTTGAAAAGCAGATCGAACTTAAAAAGATATCCCTTGTTGAGAACGACCTGCAGGCAAAGCGCCTGATGGAGACAACCATACCTCTCCCCAAGGACAAGCAGGAGAAACTGGCTGCCATAAGGAAGAACACATCTGAGATAATGCATGAGGTGGGTTATCTTCAGAGTGAGATAAGTGAGAGGCTTGCACTCCTTGAGGCAAGAACAGAGTTCAGGAAACTGGAGAGGATGCTGAGGGATATTGAGAAGAAGGAAGCAGAACTCAATGCAAAACTTAAAAAATGATCTGGAGGTTTTAATGTGGGACCGGTGGAGCTTCTTGCA
This sequence is a window from Methanothermobacter sp.. Protein-coding genes within it:
- the frhB gene encoding coenzyme F420 hydrogenase subunit beta codes for the protein MVLGTYKEIVSARSTDREIQKLAQDGGIVTGLLAYALDEGIIEGAVVAGPGEEFWKPQPMVAMSSDELKAAAGTKYTFSPNVMMLKKAVRQYGIEKLGTVAIPCQTMGIRKMQTYPFGVRFLADKIKLLVGIYCMENFPYTSLQTFICEKLGVSMELVEKMDIGKGKFWVYTQDDVLTLPLKETHGYEQAGCKICKDYVAELADVSTGSVGSPDGWSTVITRTDAGDSIFRQAVEAGLFETKPIEEVKPGLGLLEKLSAQKKEKAEKNIAARKEMGLPTPF
- the map gene encoding type II methionyl aminopeptidase encodes the protein MIESYLKAGKIVSEVRKEASDIIRDGLPVIELVNYVEDGIRSRGGEPAFPCNVSINEVTAHYTSPPGDESIISEGDLVKLDLGAHVDGFIADTAITVPVGDVGDTCYRMMDAAREALENAISTIRAGVEVGEIGRVIQETIESHGMKPVSNLTGHSMDRWILHSGLSIPNIRENNPHELEEGDVLAIEPFATDGVGIVTDMPQTHIFRFLRERPLRLVHARRVLSKIREEYHSLPFAERWLEEYFEAKRLSASMRLLIQSRAIYPYHVLREKSGATVAQWEHTVIVEGDGCTVITE